One Streptomyces sp. NBC_01217 genomic region harbors:
- a CDS encoding polyketide synthase, with protein MPVHDKPRRTPGREPAEPIAVIGMAGRFAGADTVDEMWALLRDGTDAITEIPADRYDVDALYDPTPRTPGRTVSRWGGFLKGVAEFDAEFFGITSREANKMDPQQRLLLEVAYEALEDAGIPLSALAGSDTGVYIGQISDDYWHAQRAARDHYDLYDMTGGGLRAPMSGRLSYAFDLRGPSITVDAACSSGLVAVHHAVQALRLGECRLAIAGAAGLVLRPDAGVAYSGAGMLARDGRCKFGDASADGFVRSEGIGSVILKPLSQALADGNRIRAVLRGSAVGNDGRSGGYMVAPGVKGQRDVLLRAYTDAGVNPADVDYVEAHGTGTAVGDPVELEALAEVLGKDRPADRPVLVGSVKTNIGHAEAAAGIAGLIKAVLCLEKRVVPPSLHFNEPHPAVPWATLPLTVATRNTPLPDAARPALVGVNSFGISGTNAHLVLEEHVPAPEPVGGKATDRTELLTLSAATPEALTELAASYARFLTAGSSRPPRLRDICHSAALHRSHLDARLALPAASREEAALALTAFAQGDPDPSLSFSEYTDPAQRPRVAFVFPGQGSQWIGMGRELLDSEMVFARAMQACDAAIRAETGWSVIELLGDGPEDRFAELDVIQPALWAMEIALAEVWRSWGVEPDVVIGHSMGESAAAYIAGALSLEDAAAVICRRSRIARRLAGRGAMAVVALPADEAGRALAGHEDTVSVAAANSPSSTLLAGDVDALAEVLVGLDARGIPNRLVKVDFASHSPHMDVVRDDLLEALKDLAPRRAVIPIHSTLLGEVVDGSGMDADYWARNIREAVDFIGAVRRQLDAEDTVFIELSPHPVLINAIKETGRAAGRDDTIAVGSLHRDEGERFALLTAAGRLHTAGVPLDLAAIVDGGRYVPLPGYAWQRTRHWLPESAVAAKPARPRPETGPGHPLLGTRTTTAGDTRTWEGPLDPCRHAYLADHRIQDTVVVPGTLYLELLTEATWQILGDGPVALTDVHYRQALYLDGNGPAPTLRVSAVLGSERVAFQVHGRFSDDAPWVLHAEAMGRTLHEPEHGTPVDLAAVRNSLPTHQSAAEFYAYNAERGNQWNGAFRGVVELWRRDGEALARLASPEGVRAALGDHHFHPALLDAGCHGMAAARPRTVADPEGVFVFGGIDEFRTYHRPGHEVFSHVRLVPTTRGDSFAADIRMADASGRLLAEIRGARLQYLAGHAPALEEAPVTTAPAPSVPGDDLDGLRYELQWRAQPRPDAVGMPSQHGTWLVFSDSGPCGRAVARGLAAEGQETVVVTAAASYQAAGDRFRIDPADPAHYSAVLDDVVERGPLRGIVHLWSLDAEAGLDATAKEIDRVQLLACGSVIHLAQALDAREQPGDPGLWLISRHAQRVAADDRHVAPFQALLWGLGRTLSAEHPELRTRLVDLDRNSRSVDALIADLLGPDDEDQIALRDGTRRVARLVMRERATAGTGPVAAVRLSLPRPGTAADQWLTPFTLPVPDADEVVIRVSHAALDRPGVPLATGCSGTVIAVGDDVRDVAVGDLVIALAENATASHAVTKAVLTAPMPTGTAPAEAATLPRAYLTAYHALHDVARVAKGDRVLVHAETPGIGPAAVNVARWLGADVHVTGASADEGQWPAGRGIRHVADSRTSAGGAGFDVILSNRTGRDLGAGLSLLAPYGHYVELTGPDSADAAPLERTRLVPNISFHAVDIAHMIRHQPHRAGAVLRATADLVGKGALSPLPHQELSAAQAGQILRTESPPGRRTVQTVAFPDDVLPAAPGRGRTTSPGPVRAVGTYLITGGAGGIGARLASWLVDQGARTLLLTGRTPLPAPATAAPDHPEVALTVLLRDLALRGADVEYAAVDVADHHAMRALLADRAHRGKAPLRGVFHAAGTYDSVPVSDTTARHLTALLRAKVSGAWNLHWLVRDLPLDMFVLFSSGSSILSSPLLGGYAAGNAFLDALAHHRLASGAPATSVNWGYWDSVGMVARQEEESGRGLVPRGMASFSPDEGLTLLGRILAEGTSHSVVLRTDWPSWARVHPDAAHAPLLGELTRRDTPARPHAPAATARSEARAARPVQQTRQTAPAPVPGPRAVTDPGVVEALKKIAAAILGLKAERVGASRPFNKMGMDSMMAVQLRNDIDRHLKVRLPMVKILRDSSVDSLAQAIADTKAATPADHAPEGASSK; from the coding sequence GTGCCCGTGCACGACAAGCCCCGCCGCACACCGGGGCGGGAGCCCGCCGAACCCATCGCCGTCATCGGCATGGCCGGCCGGTTCGCCGGCGCCGACACCGTCGACGAGATGTGGGCGCTCCTGCGCGACGGCACCGACGCGATCACCGAGATCCCCGCCGACCGCTACGACGTCGACGCGCTCTACGACCCCACCCCGCGTACGCCCGGCCGTACCGTCAGCCGATGGGGCGGATTCCTCAAGGGGGTCGCGGAGTTCGACGCCGAGTTCTTCGGCATCACTTCACGGGAGGCGAACAAAATGGACCCCCAGCAGCGTCTGCTGCTGGAAGTCGCCTACGAGGCCCTGGAGGACGCGGGCATCCCGCTGTCCGCACTGGCGGGCTCCGACACCGGCGTCTACATCGGCCAGATCAGCGACGACTACTGGCACGCTCAGCGTGCCGCACGTGACCACTACGACCTGTACGACATGACGGGAGGCGGCCTCCGCGCGCCCATGTCAGGGCGGCTGTCCTACGCCTTCGACCTACGAGGCCCCAGCATCACCGTCGATGCGGCGTGCTCCTCGGGACTGGTGGCAGTGCACCATGCCGTGCAGGCCCTCCGCCTCGGCGAATGCCGGCTGGCCATCGCGGGCGCGGCTGGTCTCGTTCTCCGGCCGGACGCAGGAGTCGCGTACTCCGGCGCGGGCATGCTCGCCAGGGACGGCCGTTGCAAGTTCGGCGACGCGTCCGCGGACGGTTTCGTCCGCAGCGAAGGCATCGGCAGCGTGATCCTCAAGCCCCTCTCCCAGGCGCTGGCCGACGGGAACCGGATCCGGGCGGTCCTGCGTGGCTCCGCGGTGGGCAACGACGGCCGGTCCGGCGGATACATGGTCGCCCCTGGGGTCAAGGGCCAGCGCGACGTACTTCTGCGTGCCTACACCGACGCAGGCGTGAACCCGGCCGACGTGGACTACGTGGAGGCGCACGGCACAGGGACCGCTGTCGGTGACCCGGTCGAACTCGAAGCGCTCGCCGAGGTCCTGGGCAAGGACCGGCCCGCCGATCGTCCCGTCCTCGTGGGCTCGGTCAAGACCAACATCGGGCACGCCGAGGCAGCGGCAGGAATCGCCGGCCTCATCAAAGCGGTGCTCTGCCTCGAAAAGCGCGTCGTCCCCCCGAGCCTGCACTTCAACGAGCCCCACCCGGCCGTGCCCTGGGCGACACTTCCGCTGACCGTCGCGACTCGGAACACGCCGCTGCCCGACGCAGCCCGGCCCGCTCTGGTGGGCGTCAACAGCTTCGGCATCTCCGGCACCAACGCCCACCTCGTCCTGGAGGAACACGTGCCCGCCCCGGAGCCCGTCGGGGGAAAGGCAACCGACCGCACGGAACTGCTTACCCTCTCCGCCGCGACACCCGAGGCGCTCACCGAACTCGCGGCGTCCTACGCACGATTCCTGACGGCCGGGAGCAGCCGTCCCCCGCGCCTGCGCGACATCTGCCACAGCGCTGCGCTGCACCGTTCCCACCTCGACGCCCGGCTGGCCCTTCCGGCCGCCTCCCGCGAGGAGGCCGCATTGGCGCTGACCGCTTTCGCGCAAGGCGACCCCGACCCCTCCCTGTCCTTCTCCGAGTACACCGATCCCGCACAGCGCCCCAGGGTCGCGTTCGTCTTCCCCGGTCAGGGGTCCCAATGGATCGGCATGGGACGAGAACTGCTCGACAGCGAAATGGTCTTCGCCCGCGCCATGCAGGCATGCGACGCCGCGATCCGCGCCGAGACCGGGTGGTCCGTCATCGAACTCCTGGGAGACGGTCCCGAGGACCGCTTCGCCGAACTCGACGTCATCCAGCCCGCGCTGTGGGCGATGGAGATCGCCCTGGCGGAGGTGTGGCGCTCCTGGGGCGTCGAACCCGACGTCGTCATCGGCCACAGCATGGGCGAATCGGCGGCGGCCTACATCGCGGGAGCCCTGAGCCTCGAGGACGCCGCGGCCGTCATCTGCCGCCGCAGCCGGATCGCCAGGCGCCTGGCGGGCCGTGGTGCCATGGCCGTGGTCGCCCTGCCCGCCGACGAGGCGGGCCGGGCCCTCGCGGGCCACGAGGACACCGTCTCCGTCGCGGCCGCCAACAGCCCGTCCTCGACGCTGCTCGCCGGAGACGTGGACGCCCTGGCCGAGGTCCTGGTGGGCCTCGACGCACGGGGGATACCCAACCGGCTCGTCAAGGTCGACTTCGCCTCGCACTCCCCGCACATGGACGTGGTCCGCGACGACCTGCTGGAGGCACTGAAGGACCTCGCCCCGCGCCGAGCGGTGATCCCGATCCACTCGACGCTCCTCGGTGAGGTCGTCGACGGCTCCGGCATGGACGCCGACTACTGGGCCAGGAACATCCGTGAGGCCGTCGACTTCATTGGCGCGGTGCGCCGCCAACTCGACGCCGAAGACACCGTGTTCATCGAGCTAAGCCCGCACCCGGTACTGATCAACGCCATCAAGGAGACCGGTCGCGCTGCAGGCCGCGACGACACCATCGCCGTCGGCTCCCTCCACCGCGACGAGGGCGAACGCTTCGCCCTGCTGACCGCGGCGGGGCGCCTGCACACCGCCGGGGTGCCGCTGGACCTCGCCGCCATCGTGGACGGCGGCCGGTACGTTCCGCTGCCCGGCTACGCCTGGCAGCGCACCCGGCACTGGCTGCCCGAGTCCGCCGTCGCTGCGAAGCCCGCGCGGCCCCGGCCGGAAACCGGGCCCGGCCACCCGCTCCTGGGAACCCGTACGACGACCGCCGGAGACACCCGCACGTGGGAGGGCCCCCTCGATCCGTGCCGCCACGCGTACTTGGCCGACCACCGGATCCAGGACACCGTCGTCGTGCCCGGCACCCTGTACCTGGAGCTGCTCACGGAAGCCACCTGGCAGATCCTCGGTGACGGACCGGTCGCACTGACCGACGTCCACTACCGGCAGGCCCTCTACCTCGACGGGAACGGCCCGGCCCCCACCCTGAGGGTGAGCGCCGTCCTCGGTTCGGAACGGGTCGCGTTCCAAGTCCACGGCAGATTCTCCGACGACGCCCCGTGGGTCCTGCACGCCGAAGCGATGGGTCGCACCCTTCACGAGCCGGAACACGGAACCCCGGTCGACCTGGCGGCCGTCCGGAACAGCCTCCCCACGCACCAGAGTGCCGCCGAGTTCTACGCCTACAACGCCGAACGCGGCAACCAGTGGAATGGTGCGTTCCGAGGCGTGGTGGAGCTGTGGCGCCGGGACGGCGAGGCTCTGGCACGCCTCGCGAGTCCCGAGGGGGTGCGCGCCGCCCTCGGCGACCACCACTTCCATCCCGCGCTGCTCGACGCCGGCTGCCATGGGATGGCGGCGGCCCGTCCGCGCACGGTGGCGGACCCGGAGGGCGTGTTCGTCTTCGGCGGGATCGACGAGTTCCGCACCTATCACCGGCCCGGGCATGAAGTCTTCAGCCACGTGCGCTTGGTGCCGACCACGCGCGGGGACTCGTTCGCCGCCGACATCCGCATGGCCGACGCCTCCGGACGGCTCCTGGCCGAGATACGCGGTGCGCGACTTCAGTACCTCGCCGGTCATGCCCCGGCCCTTGAGGAGGCCCCCGTGACCACTGCCCCCGCCCCTTCGGTCCCTGGAGACGACCTGGACGGCCTGCGGTACGAACTCCAGTGGAGGGCACAGCCACGCCCGGACGCCGTCGGCATGCCTTCCCAGCACGGAACTTGGCTGGTCTTCAGCGACAGCGGGCCCTGCGGACGGGCCGTGGCCAGAGGGCTCGCCGCCGAGGGCCAGGAGACCGTTGTCGTGACCGCCGCCGCGAGCTATCAGGCCGCCGGCGACCGGTTCCGCATCGACCCCGCCGACCCCGCGCATTACTCCGCGGTGCTGGACGACGTCGTAGAACGCGGCCCACTCCGTGGCATCGTGCACCTGTGGTCCCTGGACGCGGAAGCAGGACTCGACGCCACGGCAAAGGAGATCGACAGAGTCCAGCTGCTGGCCTGCGGCAGTGTCATCCACCTCGCGCAGGCCCTGGACGCCCGGGAACAGCCCGGCGATCCCGGGCTATGGTTGATCAGCCGCCATGCCCAGCGTGTCGCAGCCGACGACCGGCACGTAGCCCCCTTCCAGGCGCTGCTGTGGGGACTGGGACGCACTCTCTCCGCCGAGCACCCGGAACTGCGTACGCGCCTGGTCGACCTCGACCGCAACTCAAGGAGCGTCGACGCCCTGATCGCGGACCTCCTCGGACCCGACGACGAGGACCAGATCGCGTTGCGCGACGGCACGCGCCGCGTCGCCCGCCTGGTCATGCGTGAGAGGGCCACCGCAGGCACGGGGCCAGTGGCGGCCGTACGACTTTCCCTCCCACGACCGGGCACAGCCGCCGACCAGTGGCTGACCCCGTTCACGCTTCCCGTGCCCGACGCGGACGAGGTCGTCATCCGGGTCTCCCACGCCGCACTCGACCGCCCGGGCGTCCCACTGGCCACGGGCTGCTCCGGAACCGTGATCGCCGTGGGGGACGACGTGCGCGACGTGGCCGTCGGCGACCTGGTCATCGCCCTCGCCGAGAACGCGACGGCCTCGCACGCCGTCACCAAGGCGGTTCTGACGGCGCCGATGCCCACAGGTACCGCGCCCGCCGAGGCCGCCACACTGCCCCGGGCGTACCTGACGGCGTACCACGCGCTCCACGACGTCGCCCGCGTCGCAAAGGGCGACCGCGTGCTCGTCCATGCGGAGACCCCCGGAATCGGTCCTGCCGCGGTGAATGTGGCCCGATGGCTGGGAGCGGACGTCCACGTCACCGGCGCAAGCGCGGACGAGGGGCAGTGGCCGGCAGGGCGGGGCATCCGGCACGTCGCGGACTCCCGTACCTCCGCGGGCGGGGCCGGATTCGATGTCATCCTCAGCAACCGTACGGGCCGCGACCTGGGCGCCGGCCTCTCCTTGCTGGCACCCTACGGACACTACGTGGAGCTCACCGGGCCCGACAGCGCCGATGCCGCCCCCTTGGAGCGCACTCGCCTGGTGCCCAACATCTCCTTCCACGCGGTCGACATCGCCCACATGATCCGGCACCAGCCCCACCGAGCCGGTGCGGTGTTGCGGGCGACGGCCGACCTCGTCGGCAAGGGGGCGCTCTCCCCGCTGCCCCACCAGGAACTCAGTGCCGCCCAAGCCGGTCAGATCCTCAGGACGGAAAGCCCGCCAGGGCGGCGCACCGTTCAGACCGTCGCCTTCCCCGACGACGTGCTGCCCGCCGCACCGGGCCGCGGGAGGACCACGTCCCCCGGACCCGTGCGCGCCGTGGGCACCTACCTCATCACCGGTGGCGCAGGAGGCATCGGAGCACGCCTCGCGTCCTGGCTCGTCGACCAGGGAGCCCGCACCCTCCTCCTGACCGGCCGAACCCCGCTGCCCGCCCCGGCGACGGCCGCCCCCGACCACCCAGAGGTCGCACTGACGGTCCTGCTGCGGGATCTCGCGCTGCGAGGCGCCGACGTCGAGTACGCGGCCGTCGACGTGGCCGATCACCATGCGATGCGCGCGCTCCTCGCCGACAGGGCCCACAGGGGCAAGGCTCCGCTGCGCGGTGTGTTCCACGCGGCCGGGACCTACGACTCCGTCCCCGTGAGCGACACGACGGCGCGGCACCTCACCGCCCTCCTCAGGGCCAAGGTGTCAGGGGCCTGGAACCTCCACTGGCTGGTGCGCGACCTGCCCTTGGACATGTTCGTCCTGTTTTCCTCCGGCTCCTCGATCCTGTCGTCACCCCTCCTGGGCGGCTACGCGGCCGGAAACGCGTTCCTCGACGCCCTGGCCCACCACCGCCTCGCCTCCGGCGCCCCGGCCACCTCGGTCAACTGGGGCTACTGGGACAGCGTCGGCATGGTCGCCCGCCAGGAAGAGGAGAGCGGCCGGGGCCTCGTCCCACGGGGAATGGCCAGCTTCTCCCCCGACGAGGGACTCACCCTTCTGGGGCGCATCCTCGCCGAAGGCACCTCGCATTCCGTCGTCCTGCGCACCGACTGGCCATCATGGGCGCGTGTCCATCCGGACGCGGCACACGCCCCGCTGCTCGGCGAACTGACCCGGCGCGACACCCCGGCACGGCCACACGCCCCGGCGGCCACGGCGCGATCCGAGGCCCGCGCGGCCCGGCCGGTACAGCAGACGCGACAGACCGCGCCCGCTCCCGTCCCCGGGCCCCGAGCCGTGACGGATCCAGGGGTGGTCGAGGCACTGAAGAAGATCGCCGCCGCCATCCTGGGCCTGAAGGCGGAGCGCGTGGGCGCGAGCCGGCCGTTCAACAAGATGGGCATGGATTCGATGATGGCGGTCCAGCTCAGGAACGACATCGACCGGCACCTCAAGGTCAGACTGCCGATGGTCAAGATCCTCCGGGACAGCTCCGTCGATTCCCTGGCCCAGGCCATTGCCGACACCAAGGCGGCCACGCCGGCCGACCACGCGCCGGAAGGAGCGTCCTCGAAGTGA